Proteins co-encoded in one Caloenas nicobarica isolate bCalNic1 chromosome 19, bCalNic1.hap1, whole genome shotgun sequence genomic window:
- the POLE3 gene encoding DNA polymerase epsilon subunit 3, producing the protein MAERPEDLNLPNAVITRIIKEALPDGVNISKEARSAISRAASVFVLYATSCANNFAMKGKRKTLNAGDVLSAMEEMEFQRFVAPLKESLEVYRREQKGKKEARKDKDKKADSEEQDKSREEENDDDDERMEEEEQNDEEEVDN; encoded by the exons ATGGCGGAGAGACCGGAGGATCTGAACCTGCCCAACGCCGTTATCACCCGCATCATCAAGGAGGCG CTTCCTGATGGAGTAAATATTTCCAAAGAAGCCCGGAGCGCAATATCTCGCGCAGCAAGTGTGTTTGTGCTTTACGCGACATCATG TGCAAATAACTTTGCCatgaaggggaagaggaagacgCTGAACGCTGGCGATGTTCTCTCAGCCATGGAGGAGATGGAGTTTCAGCGATTTGTAGCCCCGTTGAAGGAATCCCTGGAAG tttacAGGCgtgaacagaaaggaaagaaagaagccagGAAAGATAAAGACAAGAAGGCAGACTCGGAGGAGCAAGATAAGAGCCGAGAGGAAGAgaatgatgatgatgacgaaaggatggaggaagaagagcaaaacGATGAGGAAGAGGTGGACAACTGA
- the ALAD gene encoding delta-aminolevulinic acid dehydratase, translating to MQADSLLHSGYFHPVLRSWQCTATTFDASNLIYPIFVTDSPDAVEPIPSLPGQARYGVNKLEGMLRPLVEDGLKCVLIFGVPSKVHKDERGSAADAEDTPAIQAIKKIRCTFPELLVACDVCLCPYTSHGHCGILREDGTIQNELSCQRLAEVALAYAKAGCHIVAPSDMMDGRIAAMKNALISNDLGNKVSVMSYSAKFASCFYGPFRDAALSKPAFGDRRCYQLPPGARGLALRAVDRDVREGADMLMVKPGMPYLDLVREVKARHPTHPLAVYHVSGEFAMLWHGAQAGAFSLEAAVREAVTAFRRAGADTIITYFAPQLLRWLREEAAGRA from the exons ATGCAGGCAGACTCCCTTCTTCACAGCGGCTACTTCCACCCAGTGCTGCGCTCCTGGCAGTGTACAGCAACCACCTTCGATGCCTCCAACCTCATCTACCCCATTTTTGTGAC TGACAGCCCCGATGCAGTGGAGCCGATCCCCAGCCTGCCGGGACAAGCCAG GTATGGCGTAAACAAGCTGGAGGGGATGCTGCGTCCCCTCGTCGAGGACGGTCTGAAGTGTGTGCTGATCTTCGGGGTGCCCAGCAAGGTCCACAAG GACGAGAGAGGCTCAGCTGCCGATGCAGAGGACACGCCTGCCATCCAGGCGATCAAGAAGATCCGCTGCACCTTCCCGGAGCTGCTCGTAGCCTGCGATGTCTGCCTGTGCCCGTACACCTCCCATGGGCACTGTG GCATTCTGCGTGAAGACGGCACTATCCAGAACGAGCTCAGCTGCCAGCGGCTGGCAGAAGTGGCACTGGCCTATGCCAAAGCAG GCTGCCACATCGTTGCCCCTTCAGATATGATGGACGGGCGCATCGCGGCCATGAAGAATGCACTGATCTCCAACGACTTGGGCAACAAG GTCTCCGTGATGAGCTACAGCGCCAAGTTTGCTTCGTGCTTCTACGGCCCCTTCAG GGACGCTGCACTCTCCAAACCCGCCTTCGGAGACAGACGATGCTACCAGCTGCCCCCGGGGGCCCGTGGCCTGGCACTGCGAGCCGTG GACCGGGACGTGCGTGAGGGAGCGGACATGCTGATGGTGAAGCCGGGGATGCCCTACCTGGACCTTGTGAGGGAGGTCAAGGCTCGA caCCCCACGCACCCGCTGGCCGTGTACCACGTCTCAGGGGAGTTCGCCATGCTGTGGCACGGGGCCCAGGCCGGGGCCTTCAGCCTGGAGGCCGCTGTCAGGGAGGCGGTCACGGCCTTCAGGCGCGCAG GGGCCGACACCATCATCACGTACTTCGCGCCGCAGCTGCTGCGCTGGCTGAGGGAGGAGGCGGCGGGACGGGCCTGA
- the HDHD3 gene encoding haloacid dehalogenase-like hydrolase domain-containing protein 3 → MLRLRLLTWDVKDTLLRLRRPVGESYAAEARAHGLQLRPPALSQAFREAYGAQSRRFPNYGQDQGLSSQQWWLDVVGQTFRLAGVQDDSIVTLMAENLYRDYCSAQNWEVLPGASETLSRCRQRGFHMGVVSNFDNRLEKILSQCDLRHHFEFVLTSEAAGFAKPDRRIFEEALRLGGVPPGQAAHVGDDYTRDYRAARAVGMHGFLLRAAGQGEEPAVPREHVLPTLGHLLALIEKG, encoded by the coding sequence ATGCTTAGGCTGCGCTTACTGACGTGGGACGTGAAGGACACGCTGCTGCGGCTGCGGCGGCCGGTGGGGGAGAGTTATGCAGCCGAGGCCCGGGCTCACGGGCTGCAGCTGCGGCCCCCGGCGCTGAGCCAGGCGTTCCGGGAGGCGTACGGGGCCCAGAGCCGGCGGTTCCCCAACTACGGCCAGGACCAGGGCCTGAGTTCCCAGCAGTGGTGGCTGGATGTCGTGGGACAGACCTTCAGGCTCGCAGGTGTGCAGGACGACAGCATCGTAACGCTGATGGCTGAAAACCTCTACCGTGACTACTGCAGCGCCCAGAACTGGGAGGTGCTGCCGGGAGCCAGCGAGACCCTGAGCCGGTGCCGCCAGCGTGGCTTCCACATGGGGGTCGTCTCCAATTTCGACAACCGGCTGGAGAAAATCCTCTCCCAGTGCGACCTGCGGCACCACTTTGAATTCGTCCTCACCTCCGAGGCTGCGGGCTTCGCCAAGCCGGACAGGAGGATCTTTGAGGAAGCCCTGCGCCTTGGAGGGGTCCCCCCGGGGCAGGCTGCTCACGTCGGGGACGACTACACCCGGGATTACCGGGCAGCGCGGGCCGTGGGCATGCACGGCTTTCTGCTCCGGGCAGCCGGGCAGGGCGAGGAGCCGGCGGTGCCCCGCGAGCACGTCCTGCCCACGCTCGGCCACCTGCTGGCTCTCATTGAGAAGGGGTAG